Below is a window of Deltaproteobacteria bacterium DNA.
CGTGCGGCCTCAACCACGGTGATCTCGCTGCGATATACTCGTTGAATTACGTCTAGTCGTTTCTCGTCTTTCATTGTCAGGGTTGTCATCCTTCCACCCTGACATAATTACGTTGCCGTTAACCCCTGACATAATCACTTTGCTACAACCGTCTAATGTCGTTGCGTTGACATTGATTTATGTTCTAGGATAGTTTCGGTCAAACGAACTTCCGATAAAGCGACAATGGGTCGCACAGATACCAAAATGGAGAATATCATATGACAGCGCCAACTGGAAACTACCAAAGAGTGAGCGGTTTCACATTTACCAAAGAAGAGAATGAGCAATTGACCCGCGTTGGTCCGGGAACACTGATGGGAGATTTGTTTCGTCAATACTGGATCGCAGTCATTCCGTCGTCGTTCCTTCAAGAGTCCGGCGTTAAGCCTTTACGGGTACGGCTTCTTGGCGAAGACTTGGTGCTATTCCGCACCTTGAAAGGAAAGATTGGTTTAGTCGGCGCCTACTGTCAGCACCGTTTGGCGCCGCTTTATTTCGGACGCGTCGAGGACGACGGCATTCGTTGTCCCTACCACGGTTGGAAGTATTCGACTGACGGCAGCTGTATGGAGATGCCGAACATTCCTGCTGATCAACAGTTTCGTGATGCCATTCATCACCCTGGTTATCCTTGTGTCGAGTACGGCGGGATCATCTGGACATATATGGGTCCGTCGAAAGAACTACCTGCGTTGCCTGAATTTGAATTTGCGCTAGTCCCTGACGAGCAACGCACCTACCGTGTGTTTCACCAAGAATGCAATTACCTCCAGGTACTCGAAGGCGGCATCGACGCGACGCATGTCATGTGGCTCCATTCGCCTTATAATTTGGCCGATGAGAAAGTGGCCGAAGAACACCAGCCCTCGCAGCAGTTGGTCGCTAACAAATCGGGCATGCGGACACCGATGGCAATCGAGATCGTCGACACGGCGGCGGGCTTCATGTACGGCGCCAAACGGCCGTTCGGCGCGGGCGAGGACTTGTGGCGCGTCAACCAATTCATCATGCCCTTCTATTCGATGCCGCCGGGCAGCGAATTGCGCGGCGCGCGCATTTATACGCCCATTGACGACGAGAACTCGATCAAATGGCAAATTAATTGGTACCCGACGAAGGAAATTATGCAGTCGGGTAAAAAAGGCGACCGATTGAATTTCCCGGAAGAAGAGTATTTACCGGCGACCCATGAGCCTTATAGTTTCATCCGGCCGAAAGCGACTAAGGCAAACGATTATCTGATCTCTTGGGACGTGCATCGCACCCAACGGATGGGCATCACCGGGGTGAATCTCCAAGACCGCTGCGTCACTGAGAACGAAGGGCCGACGCCGATCCTCGATCGGAGCAAGGAAAATCTCTGCAGCGGCGATTACGCCACCATTAAGGCGCGCCGAATGTTGCTCAACGCGGCCAAAGCGCTGCGCGAGCGCGGCACGCTCCCACCAGGGGTTAAAGATCCTCGTGTGTACCGCGTGCGCGCGACTTCGAAGGTCGTTGCCGATTCAACTTCTTGGGTCGAAGGTGTGAAGAGCGACGTGCTGGTATCCGGCAGCACGGCGTTGAGCTGAGAGAGCTTTGCTAGACGATATGAGAGAACGACAATCAATGTCCTTCCCGGAGATGGTTGAATTCCCTCGCCACTTCGACGGTACTCAGGACATGCTTCAGGAGAAGTCAAAATCCGTCATGCCGGTGAAAACCGGCATCCAGGGTGGCGCGGGAGTGACGAACACGGAGAACCTGGATTCCCGCTTCAGCCTGAGGCTGATCCGTCCTTTGGCGGATTCGCGGGAAAGACGGATGGGGCAGTCGACTTCCAGTCAACATTGTCGAAATCCCTCGGCATCGAGCCGAGGGTGGTTCGGTTCACATCGCCTCACCGGTCGGCTGATCAGTAGCCATACTTCTCAACGAGTGGTTGCAGCCGTTCGAGATTGCGCTTGACCTCTTCGGTCTGCGAGATCTCGTGCCATGCTTCTTGAGCCAACTCTTGGCGGATTACTTCCTTGACGTCTTGGCGTGTGATCGAGTGCGATAGCACGCCGGCGTCCTGATGCTCTTCCAGAATGCGCTACACTCCTTCTTCGCTGACGTGGCCGTCTAACGGTACAAAGTAACTCTCCATCAGCGTCGGCGACAGCAGATCGCGCATGCGTTCGGACTCGTCGGGATTGTCGACTCTGAGCTTGGCCTCGACAAAACGGTGAAACGGGAAATTCTCCGGCGCCATGCGGATCGAGTGATAGCCGCGAATCTGCGCTTTCCAGTAGCGGAGAACCAGTTCCGGGTTTCGTTCGATGAAAGATTTGCGCGCGATGGTGACACGGTCGGGGCGGCCGTGGGGTTTGGTGTCTTCGACGAAATCATAAAGCTTGTTGAATCCTTGCTCTAAAAGCGTCGGCACGAACGGGTTGGCGACGATCGCGGCATCGGTTTCGCCGCGCAAGAGCGGCTTCCAAGCTTCGCGCATGGAGCCGTAGAGGTAGCCAATTTTCCAATCGATCTCGCGGTCGGGATCAACGCCGGCTTGGCGCAGCTGGTGCTCGAACCACATGGTCGCGATGCCGCCTTTATACCAGTCGCCGATTCTTTTGCCGCGCAGCTCGGCGATCGACTTGACGCCCGGGGCAGTCACCAGCGTGCCGGAAAACCAGTTGCGCCAGCCGCCGATGATCCGCACTTCATCATTGCCCAAAGCGCGCTCCGCAAACGGCGTGCGCACATGTACGTCGGGAATAATATCGATGCCAAACGCGATCATGTCGCGCACGACCGTGCCGACTTCGTCATATCTCTCGCCGCCGGGCCGGCTCGAATCGATCGCCTTGGGGTTGATTTTGGCGTGAACGATCTCGACATCCAGACCTTGCTGGGTGAAAAGTCCGGCTTCCAATGCGTATGTCGCCGCCCGCACATGGCCCGCATGCCAACAACCGTTGCCGACCCGTAGTTTCATGTGACTCCTGTGAGATTCTAGAATGAGCAAGGAAACCACCTTGCCACGTGATCGCGGCCAACCTATCAAGGTGTTTTGATCGGAGTCAAGTTTCTACAGCAGAAAAGTATCAGCGCTTCAGTTGTTCGAAAAATCCTTCTTTGTCCAACTCGGCGACCAGGCTGGAGTCCGCGAAGTCGGAGGGCTTTTTGCCCTTGAGCTCAGGGATAGCCGGAGTCATGTCTTCGATCGCCGCTTCCAGGGACTCACGGATCGGATAGGGTTTTTCCGGGTGCAGTCTGACGACGTAGTTGGTGTGGGTCGATTCCAAGAAGCGTGGGTCGACTTTGAGCTGCTTCAGCATCACACGGAAGGCGATCTCTTTATCGATTTTGGCCAGCCATATCCCTTCCGAAACGGCTTTGATAAATGCTTTCAGCTGTGTGCGCTGCGTGGTGAGAAATTGTCTCGAAGTGGAAAAATCGATAGTCGAGTTGACGCTATAGGCCAAGGCGTCGGCAAGGACGTTGAGCGGGTGGCCTTTGCGTTGGAATTGCGAAACGCTTTCCTGATTGGCCAGCGTGGCGTCTACTCGTTTCTGCAACAGCAAGGCAAGTCTCTCCTCGGACACGAGCAAGCCGGTGGGTAAAAGCTTCACGTCCTTACCCGGAATGAGACCGAGACGCGGCAGCAAGCGATCCAAGACGAAATCGGTCGAAGTTCCCGGACGGCTGGCGCCGATAATTTTGCCTTTCAATTGACCGATCGAAGTGATCGGCGGCAATGCGACCAGTTGATTGGGCGTCGATGAAAAGTTGCTGATGATGACGACCGGCGCGCCGCGCGCGGCCGCGCCGATAGTACCCTGGCCGCCGCCGACGACGAGTTGTACCTCGCCGGCGAGCAGTGATTGCAGCGAAGTCGACGAGCCACGGATGTAGACGATGTTGACCTCTAGGCCATGCTTTTGAAATAGCCTCTGCTCTTGCGCCACCAATATCGGAATGCGGCCTAATCCCACGGTCGAAGTGGCGAGGATCAGCCGCTCAAGTTTTTTTTCTTGGCTGTAGCCTGATTGTCCCAGCCACAACATAGACAAAAGGGCGAAACTCACTAGCAGAGGTCGCTTTTTCATCTGCATAAAATTACCTCTACTGCCGCACGAGAAATCTTTCCTGCGCCCAAACAGGCTCACGCAAGTGTAACGCAACGATGAAGATTGACAGCGCAGAAGCCTGCGAAATTTTCCCGCCTCCGAAATGATCCGGCTCAGAGTCTAGTGAAGTTAGGAAATTTTAACAATCGCGCCGCATTCGCGACTCTGCTTGACAGGCAACGATGACAAGTAATATGGCTTAAGTATCGTCGCCGTAGAAGGGGGTAGTTACCGATGATCAGTTACGCAGGAATGGATATCCTTGATACTCTGGACGAGCTAGTCGATCCCAAACACACGGCCTTGCTTCTGTGGGACTTCGCGGAAAATGTCGTCTTGAACCGCTACAGCACGGACGATCTCATCCGTAACGGTTCTCGTATGCTCGGGGCGGCCCGCGAGCACGGCGTGCTGAGAATCTTCTCGCATCAAAACAACATGCGTATCGTTGGCGACACCGGCGCGCCGACCGTGCGCATGAGACTCATCCGAGCCGGCAAATCGGTCGCGGCCATCGCGCGCGAGCCCGAG
It encodes the following:
- a CDS encoding aromatic ring-hydroxylating dioxygenase subunit alpha, which produces MTAPTGNYQRVSGFTFTKEENEQLTRVGPGTLMGDLFRQYWIAVIPSSFLQESGVKPLRVRLLGEDLVLFRTLKGKIGLVGAYCQHRLAPLYFGRVEDDGIRCPYHGWKYSTDGSCMEMPNIPADQQFRDAIHHPGYPCVEYGGIIWTYMGPSKELPALPEFEFALVPDEQRTYRVFHQECNYLQVLEGGIDATHVMWLHSPYNLADEKVAEEHQPSQQLVANKSGMRTPMAIEIVDTAAGFMYGAKRPFGAGEDLWRVNQFIMPFYSMPPGSELRGARIYTPIDDENSIKWQINWYPTKEIMQSGKKGDRLNFPEEEYLPATHEPYSFIRPKATKANDYLISWDVHRTQRMGITGVNLQDRCVTENEGPTPILDRSKENLCSGDYATIKARRMLLNAAKALRERGTLPPGVKDPRVYRVRATSKVVADSTSWVEGVKSDVLVSGSTALS
- a CDS encoding ABC transporter substrate-binding protein — its product is MKLRVGNGCWHAGHVRAATYALEAGLFTQQGLDVEIVHAKINPKAIDSSRPGGERYDEVGTVVRDMIAFGIDIIPDVHVRTPFAERALGNDEVRIIGGWRNWFSGTLVTAPGVKSIAELRGKRIGDWYKGGIATMWFEHQLRQAGVDPDREIDWKIGYLYGSMREAWKPLLRGETDAAIVANPFVPTLLEQGFNKLYDFVEDTKPHGRPDRVTIARKSFIERNPELVLRYWKAQIRGYHSIRMAPENFPFHRFVEAKLRVDNPDESERMRDLLSPTLMESYFVPLDGHVSEEGV
- a CDS encoding ABC transporter substrate-binding protein, with product MQMKKRPLLVSFALLSMLWLGQSGYSQEKKLERLILATSTVGLGRIPILVAQEQRLFQKHGLEVNIVYIRGSSTSLQSLLAGEVQLVVGGGQGTIGAAARGAPVVIISNFSSTPNQLVALPPITSIGQLKGKIIGASRPGTSTDFVLDRLLPRLGLIPGKDVKLLPTGLLVSEERLALLLQKRVDATLANQESVSQFQRKGHPLNVLADALAYSVNSTIDFSTSRQFLTTQRTQLKAFIKAVSEGIWLAKIDKEIAFRVMLKQLKVDPRFLESTHTNYVVRLHPEKPYPIRESLEAAIEDMTPAIPELKGKKPSDFADSSLVAELDKEGFFEQLKR